One region of Duncaniella freteri genomic DNA includes:
- the mrdA gene encoding penicillin-binding protein 2, with translation MRKDYNLAKRQYVIGGFIVIIAIIYVIRLFNLQVMEAKYKDSADSNAFLRKAVYPSRGIIYDRDGRLVVYNQPAYDVMIIPRDIREFDTIDFCNAVNITPGDLVRRMTDMRDKRRNPGWSPYSPQKLLSHLSSEEYGRLQEKLYRFPGFYIQKRILREYNYNCASNVLGNIREVAPADMEKDPYYMRGDYMGDIGVEHTYERFLRGVKGTEVLMRDALGRIQGRYEDGALDREAIAGKNIKLSLDIELQQYAESLMVNKKGAVVAIEPSTGEVLCLVTAPTYDPTLLVGRERGNNYNKLMQDLDKPLLNRAIQATYPPGSTFKPTQGLIYLQEGIITPSTPFPCYHGFILGRLKVGCHGHGSPLPLKPALQTSCNAYFCWGLRAMIDKKSKYGSVANAFEIWKNHMVAQGYGYKLGIDLPGEYRGFIPNVEYYNKRYGDGHWSAATVISIAIGQGEILATPLQIANLSATIANRGHYITPHVVKEIQDTVVPGEFLERHDTSIDRRWYEEVAEGMRMAVTGGTCRLANLPDIEVCGKTGTAQNPHGRDHSAFMGFAPYHQPKIAVAVYVENAGFGATFGVPIGSLVMEKYLRGHIPPERKYLEERMLQSNTIQFAGTKKH, from the coding sequence GTGAGAAAAGACTATAACCTTGCCAAACGGCAATATGTCATAGGCGGATTCATAGTTATCATCGCTATCATATATGTGATACGCCTCTTCAATCTCCAGGTGATGGAGGCGAAGTACAAGGATTCCGCCGATTCCAACGCCTTTCTGCGTAAGGCTGTATATCCGTCTCGCGGCATAATATATGACCGTGACGGACGCCTTGTAGTGTACAATCAGCCCGCCTACGACGTGATGATCATCCCGCGCGACATCAGGGAATTCGACACTATCGATTTCTGCAACGCGGTCAACATCACCCCCGGGGATCTTGTCAGACGCATGACCGACATGCGCGACAAGAGACGCAATCCGGGATGGTCCCCCTACTCACCGCAGAAACTTCTTTCCCACCTTTCGTCCGAAGAGTACGGACGTTTGCAGGAGAAGCTCTACCGCTTCCCGGGGTTTTATATCCAGAAACGCATCCTTAGGGAATACAACTACAATTGCGCGTCCAATGTCCTCGGCAACATCAGGGAAGTCGCGCCTGCCGACATGGAGAAGGACCCCTACTATATGCGCGGTGACTACATGGGCGACATAGGAGTGGAGCACACCTACGAGCGTTTTTTGCGAGGAGTCAAAGGAACCGAAGTGCTTATGCGCGACGCCCTGGGACGAATACAGGGACGATACGAGGATGGCGCGCTCGACCGCGAGGCGATAGCCGGAAAGAACATAAAGCTCAGCCTTGACATCGAGCTTCAGCAGTATGCCGAATCATTGATGGTCAATAAGAAAGGCGCCGTCGTGGCAATAGAGCCGTCCACCGGCGAAGTGCTCTGTCTTGTCACAGCACCCACCTACGACCCCACACTGCTTGTCGGACGAGAGCGTGGCAACAATTACAACAAGCTCATGCAGGACCTCGACAAGCCGCTACTCAACAGGGCTATACAGGCTACCTATCCCCCTGGCTCCACATTCAAGCCCACACAGGGACTGATATATCTCCAGGAAGGGATAATCACCCCGTCCACACCGTTCCCATGCTATCACGGATTCATCCTTGGAAGGCTCAAGGTGGGGTGTCACGGTCACGGCTCGCCACTACCCCTCAAGCCCGCGCTCCAGACATCCTGCAACGCCTACTTCTGTTGGGGCCTCAGAGCCATGATCGATAAGAAAAGCAAATACGGCTCGGTGGCAAACGCCTTTGAGATATGGAAGAACCACATGGTGGCACAAGGATACGGCTATAAGCTCGGAATAGACCTCCCTGGCGAGTACCGCGGTTTCATCCCCAATGTGGAATACTACAACAAGCGTTACGGCGACGGACACTGGAGCGCGGCCACAGTGATATCCATAGCTATCGGGCAGGGCGAGATCCTTGCCACCCCGCTACAGATAGCCAACCTCTCGGCAACAATCGCCAACCGTGGACATTACATCACCCCCCATGTGGTCAAGGAGATCCAGGACACCGTGGTCCCCGGGGAATTTCTTGAGCGTCACGACACATCTATCGACCGAAGATGGTACGAGGAAGTGGCAGAGGGAATGCGTATGGCAGTCACCGGAGGCACATGCCGCCTTGCCAACCTCCCTGACATAGAGGTCTGCGGCAAGACCGGTACGGCGCAGAACCCTCACGGCCGCGACCACTCGGCGTTCATGGGCTTCGCACCCTACCACCAGCCTAAGATCGCTGTGGCGGTCTATGTCGAGAACGCAGGCTTCGGAGCCACATTCGGTGTCCCTATAGGCTCCCTCGTTATGGAGAAGTATCTGCGCGGACACATACCTCCCGAACGGAAATATCTTGAAGAGAGAATGCTACAGAGCAATACTATACAGTTTGCCGGAACAAAAAAACACTGA